AAACAGAATAAATAAAGCTAAAACCGCAGAACTACATTGATATGCTCCCCTTAAGGAAAACAGATTTTTTTAAAATCTGTCTACCTTAAAGGGGCAGCTCACTGTTTTGCGGTTTTATATTTTTGATACTTTAATCCTTTGTTTCAACAGTCTCATAACAGGATATCACTTGTTCTTCCCTTGATAATTCATGTGGCTAATCATTCAAATATTTCCTTCGTCATCACAGTCATAAAATCACGGTAAAAATTAGGGTAATCTAATTTACATGCAATTTCATGAATCTTTCCCCCTACGATGTTTTCCCCCTCTAATTGGGTTAAGTCGGCGTCCGGGCGAATATCGGCAATACTTTGCCCTCTAGCTATACCGCTAGCGTCTTGTACAATATATACAGGATGCCTCTGGTATGAAAATAAATTTGATTTTTTCACTGCCATTAAAGTAACTACATCATGAAGTGGTGCTCCCTGAATTGCCGGATCTCGTTTCTTATAAAACTGATAATAATAATCCAGCAGTTCTTTAACAAGAGGTAGCTGACCCACTTGATCGAGATAATTTATCATTTGTGGGGTCACAATTGCCTGATTTGTCGCATTTAACGGGATGATCTTTACATTTTTGGCGTTGGCTAAGACAACTTGAGCTGCAACAGGGTCTCCGTAAATATTCGCCTCTGATACAGCTGTAATATTTCCGGGCACCCAAAAGGCTCCACCCATAATATAATAGCCTTTAATTGATCGCATTAACGATTTGTACAAAAGAAATAAAGTTGCCAATGATGTCAACCGGCCAATATTAACTATAATAAGTTCATCTTTATACGCCTTAATCAGGTCTACAACTTCAAAAAAATTGTCACTAATTCCATTATCCATGCATTTAGGTGGAATAATCGGTCCAAGACCATACTCCCCATGAATTTCCGGAACATATGTAGGAACTTCACCCGTCATTGGTATATGCGCTCCGGCAATCAATTTAACTTTTTCCACTTTTTTCTGCGGAAAAAGACTTTTCACATATTCCGTACTCGAAAGGGCATTCTCCCTAGATACATTTCCGTAATCTGCCACAACACCGACGATTTCAATAACATCGTCACAATAAGCATACATAAGTGCAATCGTATCATCAATCCCTATATCTCCAAATAACAATACTTTTTTCCCCATCCCTCTCCCCCTATGCAGAAAAACGATAAGGACCTTTGCTATAGCGCAATATAGTTCACCCAACAATAATGTTTTTCCTATGATGGTATTATTTCCCTTTTATGAATTGTATTCCTATCATATATTCGAATATTCTTGTTTAGGGCAATTGGATATTGGGAAAATGTATTCCTTGATACTATTGTTTCCATTTAAAAATAAAGAAAGAGACGCTGAGATAATCTATAGTCCATCTTTTTTGCGTTGTAAAAGATGTCTGCTAACAGCCATTTTCTTATGATAAGAAAACAGCGTAAACCATCTTCCGCCTAGCCCCTAATAGGTTGGTTGAAACGGGGCTTTCTTAAGTAATCGCCATGGTTATTACTGGTAAACTAAAAACGTTTTTCCCGTATATAAGGTGCTGTAAGACTCCCACTTCAGAAGTTGGATAATCTGTACGGTAACAAGTCTAAGTGAGAGAACAGCACCTGAATGCCCAGCTCGTGTAGAGGCCTTTAAGTCATACTCTTGGGCTACTAACAATCAGTAGGAGAGAATGAAAACCCTCACTGATTGAAGATTCACTCTATCCTATTTAGAGGGAGAAAAATTGAGATGTTGTTGTGTATATTTGTTTGTAAATGTCTTTTAGCGACTGCTCCTTTAAGTGGGCGATTTTATGCGCTGTTTGATGAATCATTTTCGGGTGTGTCATTTTACCTGCAAACGGACCTTCGAAAGGCCATGGTCCATCCGTTTCCATCATCAAATGCGTTAATGGATACATATAAACAAGATCTTGTATCTCTTGTTCATAATAGATATCTGGTGTAATCGATATCAGATAACCATTTGCTACCATCCGTTCGATTGTTCGCTTACCACCTTTGAACCAATGGAAATGTGCCTTCTGAATAGAATGCTTTTCTAATAAATCACATACGATATCCGCATCCTCGTAGACTGCGTGTAAGCTAATTGGTAATCCAAATCGTTTGGCTAGCTTTATAAATACTTCCAACAACTCGATGTACGGATTTAAATCTAAATTCGGCTTATTTTGTCGCTTATAGTATGGTAAGCCAACTTCGCCAATGGCGACAGCTTCCTTATGATGCATTTCGATAAACTGGATAAGCTCTGCAAGTTCTGTTTCTATTGGAAGGTCTTGCTCAGGATGAAAGCCAAAGGCAGGCTTAACCACTTTGGATTGCTTTGCTAAAGCATAATTGACTTGGCAGGAAGCGAAATGATACGATACAGCAATCATGGCATCTAATTTCGTTGATTCCACTTGTTGAAGGATTTGTTGAAGCTCTCGTTCTTTATACATATCTAAATGAATATGCGCATCGATGATTTGCTCATTCATACTTATTCCCTCAATTCATAATAAAGCTGTGTTTTATAATCTAAAAATGTATTACTTAAAACCAGCTCCTCTTCTCGCGGTCTTGCAAATGGAATGACAAGCTCCTTTTTTATCGCCGCCGGCTTTTGGGATAAAACGATAATTCGGTCAGACAAAAATAATGCTTCTTCAATATTATGGGTGACAAATAATACCGACCTTCGATGCTGGTCCCAGATGGATAGCAACCACTTTTGCATTTCCGCTCTCGTAAATTCATCCAAAGCAGAAAAAGGTTCGTCCAAACATATGAGCGATTGTGGGCTTTTCATACTGCGAAGAAAGGAAACACGCTGCTTCATGCCTCCTGACAATTCATGAGGGTAAGCATGCTCGTATCCTTGTAAACCCGCCTTCATAATCATTGCTCGTGCTTCTTCTTCATCTGCCTTTCCATTAGCAATTTCTTCTCCAAGTAAAACATTTTGCAAAACCGTCCGCCACGGAAAAAGGGAAGGAGCTTGTGGCATATAGCTAATATTCCCACGCAAGCCCGTGATATCTCGATCATTTAAGCGAATAGACCCTGCATCTGGCTTCGTAATCCCACCGATCAGATTAAATAACGTACTTTTCCCACTTCCAGATGGTCCTAAAATGGAAACAAATTCTCCATCTTGAATGGAAAAAGAAAGCTGGTTTAACACTTGATTACTACCAAATGATTTTGTTAGTTTTTGTACCTGTAATTTCCCCATTGGCTTCTCCTTCTTCCATTAACATTACATTAACATGCTGACTCATAATAAAATTTATCATATTATACTAGTCTTCCTGTTGAGCAGGAGTCTTAACCACTTTTCGTTCTGCATAGGAAAGAAGTGCAAAAAATAGTAAACTTAATGTGACAATAAACAAAATCGCTACAAACACTCGGTCCGTACGAAATGAAGAGGAAGCAAGTGTCATATAATAACCCATTCCTTCACTAGCTCCAAGCCATTCAGAAATAACAGCTCCCATTACACTATAGGTAGCTGCGATTTTCAATCCGCTAAATAGTGATGGTAGCGCATGGGGCCATTCTAATTTGTAAAAGATTTGCCGTTTATTCGCACCAGCCATTTCCATATAATGCTTCAATTCCCCACTCGTCTGACGAAACCCATCCAAAACAGCAATCGTTATCGGAAAAAAGCAGACGAGCGTGATGACAATAATTTTAGGTAATATACCAAAGCCAAACCAAACAACGAGTAACGGAGCTAATATAATGATCGGGATATTTTGCGATATAATTAATAATGGATATAACGCCTCACGTAATACCGGCACTAAATGCAGACATACAGCGACAACGATACCAACACTGCTACCAATAACAAATCCCATCATAGATAATTGAATCGTTGCACCAAGATGATGCTTATAATCTCCCCAGCCTGCGATTGCCTCTTGTCCAATAGATGACGGCGCAGGTAATAGCCATTCTTGAATGGCAAACAACTTACTCGCTAACTCCCACACCATAATCAAAAGGATGAGGACCAAAACTGGTCGCCATCCTCTTTTTAGTATTTTCTTAAGCATTAGCGATACTTCTCCGTTAACTTATCCATAGAAGCACCTGATGGCTGATAAAATATTTTCGCTTGCGAAATAACACTCGGACAACCCAATTCTTCCATCCGTTGGTTCATTTTCTCTACAATCGCAAGCAAGTCGGGTAATTCACCTTCCATCGTTGTTTCCAAAGGACTTACATGGTAAGGAACCCCAGACGCATCAATAATTGCAATTGCTTCATCCACATAAGGAATCACATCTTCCCCGTTTTTTGTTTTTGGAATGATTTGTATACTTACAAGCGCATTAGCCATTACTTCTCCTCCGTTTCTACAATCATATCGAAGCCACTCGTAATCAAAATGATGTGACGTAGGTCGATCTATTGTTTAACGAGTACCTTGGTTATTTTTCTGGTAAAAATTCATTTGTAAATGCTTTCTCACTATCCAAAGGCTTGTCCAACAATTCATTGTCAAACATCCAGGTCGAATAGTTTTCCCATACTTCTTGCTTTTGTTCGCCCCATCTGTCTGCATCATCCTGATATTTATCCGCTAGCCATTTTTGACTTGCCTTTACTAAATCTTCATCCAAGTCAGGCACTGCTTTAATTAAGATGTCAGCAGCTTCCTCAGGATTATCAATAGCGAGCTCATACCCTTTCGATACAGCAGCTAAAAACTTTTTAATCGTCTCCGGTTCTTCTTCAATCATCGTTTCATTTGTTGTCAGCACTGGAGTATAGTAATCCAGCTTTTCCGAGTAATCTGTGAGATAAACCATATTGACCTCTTCATTACGAAGTTCAGCTTCTACACCTGTCCAGCCATAATAAATCCATGCAAAATCAATATCACGCTCTACGGCAGTAAAGAAGTCGGTTTCCCCCATATTTACAATGTCCACTTTTTCAACATCGGCTCCGTCCTGCTTCATCAACGAATTAATTACCGCTTTTTCAACCGGAGCTCCCCAACCACCATACGTTTTACCTTCAAAATCTTTAGGCTCTGTTATATCTTTTTCTTTTGGTGAGGCAAAGCCAGATGTATTGTGCTGAATAATCGCGGCAATGGAAACGATCGGAATATCTTGTACCCTCGCTTCCGTAATTCCTTCCTGAGCACCAATACCGAAGTCAGCCTTCCCAGACGCCACTAACTGATCCGCACCTGCTTCTCCCGGCATTTTAATATCAACATTCAATCCCTGTTCTTTAAAATATCCTTTTTCTTTCGCTACATATAGCCCTGTATGATTGGTATTCGGTGTCCAATCAAGAACAATAGATACTTCCTTTAGGTTCTTATCTGCCGCTTTTTCTTTTTTACCTGACTCATCGCCATTTGTACTACATGCTGCTAACAAAATAATGAACAAACTTAGCATGATGAATTTTCTCAATGTGTCTCCTCCTCCAGAATAACTACAGCTATGTAAGGTACTGAGAATAAGGGAAACTCCAATCACGAAAGACCGAGCTCTCCTCCGTTGATTGTTCAATGAACCGATTTGGACATTCACCAGCAGTTGCATTCTCCTATGTTGGTTTTATGTTTAGAAGATATGTTCATCTGCCAAGTATATACGAAATAAAAAAAGCCTTAGGGGCTTACGTACACCTAGGGCTTTTTGCACATGCAAATCATTTTTGTATATCGACATGTTCCCTACGCTGGTTTTACCCAGATCAGGTTCTAAGAGTCAGTATCTTACGGATACAATCTCAACCAGCAACACTGGTCCCCCTACAACGCTTGTATGCTATTATATAGTTGTCTTTCCATAAGTAACTATGCCATATTTGTAGAGATTTAGCAAGTTTTAATAGTTAGCTTTGCTCCAGATAGCAGTCACCTATGACAATTTTCCACAGGTTCCCTTAATTAAGCAATTTTGAATAGCTAATGAAGGCACAAATATAAGTTTTAGAAAAACTTGACACAAATATGAATATAATCCTTAACATAATGCATATCACTATTGAACAGTTAACTGCATTGTTGAAAACCTTCTAATATAAGACGTAAACTATTGTAATCTTGTCGTCTATACACATGGTCTCTACATACTTTTATGTACTTTTCAATCTGATAAAAATTTGTGCTTTCTATAATTACTCACAATATAGTGCAATAGAACTTCAAGTTTTTCGCTGCTTGCCTTGAGTAAATCCGATCCTAGAATTTAAGTGCCCACTTCATTTCTATATAAAGTTGATGTATCACATATTCCCTCACATAATCTTTATGATCCTATTTCTTTTCTGTAATCTATATAGGAATTAAATGAGTCTACTTTTGGTCTATCGCTTGTAATGCGTTTCTTGTCATTTTTATGGAGAATTTTTTTAATTTGTGTAGAATTTTATATTTGAAAATCATCCTACACACATGAATTTCGATTTCTTCAATAGGTAAGTTTGGCATGCAGAGAATTTCCATTCTATTTGCTTGCATAAGCTTGGATTGTAAACGATCAC
This genomic interval from Virgibacillus pantothenticus contains the following:
- a CDS encoding ABC transporter permease, whose protein sequence is MVWELASKLFAIQEWLLPAPSSIGQEAIAGWGDYKHHLGATIQLSMMGFVIGSSVGIVVAVCLHLVPVLREALYPLLIISQNIPIIILAPLLVVWFGFGILPKIIVITLVCFFPITIAVLDGFRQTSGELKHYMEMAGANKRQIFYKLEWPHALPSLFSGLKIAATYSVMGAVISEWLGASEGMGYYMTLASSSFRTDRVFVAILFIVTLSLLFFALLSYAERKVVKTPAQQED
- a CDS encoding thiamine-binding protein, with amino-acid sequence MANALVSIQIIPKTKNGEDVIPYVDEAIAIIDASGVPYHVSPLETTMEGELPDLLAIVEKMNQRMEELGCPSVISQAKIFYQPSGASMDKLTEKYR
- a CDS encoding ABC transporter substrate-binding protein, giving the protein MRKFIMLSLFIILLAACSTNGDESGKKEKAADKNLKEVSIVLDWTPNTNHTGLYVAKEKGYFKEQGLNVDIKMPGEAGADQLVASGKADFGIGAQEGITEARVQDIPIVSIAAIIQHNTSGFASPKEKDITEPKDFEGKTYGGWGAPVEKAVINSLMKQDGADVEKVDIVNMGETDFFTAVERDIDFAWIYYGWTGVEAELRNEEVNMVYLTDYSEKLDYYTPVLTTNETMIEEEPETIKKFLAAVSKGYELAIDNPEEAADILIKAVPDLDEDLVKASQKWLADKYQDDADRWGEQKQEVWENYSTWMFDNELLDKPLDSEKAFTNEFLPEK
- a CDS encoding helix-turn-helix domain-containing protein produces the protein MKVIILHYGNYMARLSMRKFLDEYGNTYWSIDEDTRDRLQSKLMQANRMEILCMPNLPIEEIEIHVCRMIFKYKILHKLKKFSIKMTRNALQAIDQK
- a CDS encoding TatD family hydrolase codes for the protein MNEQIIDAHIHLDMYKERELQQILQQVESTKLDAMIAVSYHFASCQVNYALAKQSKVVKPAFGFHPEQDLPIETELAELIQFIEMHHKEAVAIGEVGLPYYKRQNKPNLDLNPYIELLEVFIKLAKRFGLPISLHAVYEDADIVCDLLEKHSIQKAHFHWFKGGKRTIERMVANGYLISITPDIYYEQEIQDLVYMYPLTHLMMETDGPWPFEGPFAGKMTHPKMIHQTAHKIAHLKEQSLKDIYKQIYTTTSQFFSL
- a CDS encoding ABC transporter ATP-binding protein; translated protein: MGKLQVQKLTKSFGSNQVLNQLSFSIQDGEFVSILGPSGSGKSTLFNLIGGITKPDAGSIRLNDRDITGLRGNISYMPQAPSLFPWRTVLQNVLLGEEIANGKADEEEARAMIMKAGLQGYEHAYPHELSGGMKQRVSFLRSMKSPQSLICLDEPFSALDEFTRAEMQKWLLSIWDQHRRSVLFVTHNIEEALFLSDRIIVLSQKPAAIKKELVIPFARPREEELVLSNTFLDYKTQLYYELRE
- a CDS encoding nucleoside hydrolase; translated protein: MGKKVLLFGDIGIDDTIALMYAYCDDVIEIVGVVADYGNVSRENALSSTEYVKSLFPQKKVEKVKLIAGAHIPMTGEVPTYVPEIHGEYGLGPIIPPKCMDNGISDNFFEVVDLIKAYKDELIIVNIGRLTSLATLFLLYKSLMRSIKGYYIMGGAFWVPGNITAVSEANIYGDPVAAQVVLANAKNVKIIPLNATNQAIVTPQMINYLDQVGQLPLVKELLDYYYQFYKKRDPAIQGAPLHDVVTLMAVKKSNLFSYQRHPVYIVQDASGIARGQSIADIRPDADLTQLEGENIVGGKIHEIACKLDYPNFYRDFMTVMTKEIFE